In Candidatus Liberimonas magnetica, one DNA window encodes the following:
- a CDS encoding sensor domain-containing diguanylate cyclase produces MMKKEFVYELLDNIDTGVYLVDKDRKIIFWNKGAQLITGYKSTEVLSQPCCDNILVHIDENGINQCGSTCPLFETIDTGVKYERELYLLHKTGYRVPVSVIVLPIRDEKGAITGAAEIFKDRSGKVDSIEEIDELKKLILFDPLTHSGNRRFVEMNLHTRFAELIRYNIPFGVLFVDIDDFKVINDKYGHDIGDKVLAMVSQTLSKNLRTFDILGRWGGDEFVAVIINVNEGQLSAIANKLRLLIEKSLLVISSEIITVTISAGASIAGKEDTNETLMKRADKLMYESKSKGKNSVTVG; encoded by the coding sequence ATGATGAAAAAAGAATTTGTTTACGAGCTTCTTGACAATATCGATACCGGAGTGTACCTGGTCGATAAAGACAGGAAGATAATATTCTGGAACAAAGGAGCCCAGCTGATAACCGGTTACAAGAGCACTGAAGTATTAAGCCAGCCTTGCTGTGATAATATCCTAGTGCATATAGATGAAAACGGTATTAACCAGTGCGGCTCAACATGCCCGCTTTTTGAAACAATAGATACGGGCGTAAAATATGAAAGAGAACTTTATTTGCTTCACAAAACCGGTTATAGGGTACCGGTTTCCGTAATAGTGCTTCCGATCAGAGATGAGAAGGGTGCAATAACAGGAGCTGCTGAAATATTTAAAGACCGTTCCGGTAAGGTCGATTCCATTGAAGAGATAGATGAACTAAAAAAACTCATACTTTTTGATCCGTTGACCCATTCAGGGAACAGGCGTTTCGTCGAAATGAACCTCCACACCAGGTTTGCCGAGCTTATAAGGTATAATATCCCTTTTGGTGTTTTGTTCGTAGATATAGATGATTTTAAGGTCATAAATGACAAGTATGGCCATGATATAGGAGATAAGGTCTTGGCAATGGTGTCACAAACATTGAGCAAGAACCTCAGGACTTTTGATATTTTGGGAAGATGGGGCGGGGATGAGTTCGTTGCAGTTATCATAAATGTTAACGAGGGTCAATTATCCGCAATCGCCAATAAATTAAGGCTGCTTATCGAAAAATCGTTGTTAGTCATTTCATCTGAAATAATAACCGTAACTATATCTGCAGGTGCGAGCATTGCAGGAAAAGAAGATACCAATGAAACTCTGATGAAAAGGGCCGATAAACTTATGTATGAAAGTAAAAGTAAAGGCAAAAACAGTGTCACTGTTGGGTAG
- a CDS encoding lytic transglycosylase domain-containing protein gives MRYLLIIMILIINLSDSFADMGKLVLKNGKVFEGDFNRSPDGNYWLYVNKCMIKFTKDEISKTIIYSRNEHENKTAYNLKAEMGKLNVCKEDTKYDEIISYAARKHNLDPALIKAVVKAESNFNVRNLSCKGACGLMQLMPDTAKGLGVKDSYEPKANIYGGTKYLRYMLELFDWDLEKALAAYNAGPKAVLKYHDVPPYDETRGYIKKVYKNYQDYRYSNKIYTYTDESGKMNIYNIKRKR, from the coding sequence ATGAGATATTTACTAATAATCATGATTTTAATAATCAATTTATCGGATTCTTTTGCTGACATGGGTAAGTTAGTGCTGAAAAACGGGAAAGTATTTGAAGGTGATTTTAACAGGTCGCCGGACGGGAACTACTGGCTATATGTAAATAAGTGCATGATAAAATTTACAAAGGATGAAATAAGTAAAACAATTATCTATTCCAGAAATGAGCATGAGAACAAAACCGCGTATAATTTAAAAGCCGAAATGGGTAAACTAAATGTCTGTAAGGAAGACACAAAATATGACGAGATAATAAGTTATGCTGCCAGGAAACATAACCTGGACCCGGCGCTTATAAAGGCTGTAGTAAAAGCAGAATCCAATTTTAATGTAAGGAATTTGTCGTGCAAAGGAGCGTGCGGATTAATGCAGCTTATGCCTGATACTGCAAAAGGTTTGGGAGTGAAAGACTCCTATGAACCAAAGGCAAATATCTACGGTGGTACAAAATATTTAAGGTATATGCTTGAATTATTTGATTGGGACCTTGAAAAAGCTTTAGCCGCCTATAATGCAGGGCCGAAAGCTGTCCTTAAATACCATGATGTGCCTCCGTATGACGAGACAAGAGGTTATATAAAGAAAGTTTACAAAAATTATCAGGACTACAGGTATTCAAACAAAATATATACTTATACTGATGAATCCGGCAAGATGAATATATACAACATAAAAAGAAAACGGTGA
- a CDS encoding MGMT family protein: protein MKLYPKFYRAVWLACSKIPKGKTLSYKELAVKIGRPKAFRAVGLALKKNPFAPIIPCHRVIGSKGGLVGYSGPGGIQNKRKMLKEEKAI, encoded by the coding sequence ATGAAGTTATATCCCAAATTTTATCGGGCGGTTTGGCTGGCATGCAGTAAAATTCCGAAAGGGAAAACCCTGTCTTACAAAGAACTTGCAGTAAAAATCGGCAGGCCGAAAGCTTTCCGTGCAGTAGGGCTTGCACTTAAAAAAAATCCTTTTGCCCCTATTATACCATGCCACAGAGTAATAGGTTCTAAAGGTGGTCTGGTAGGGTATTCCGGTCCAGGCGGGATACAGAATAAAAGAAAAATGCTCAAAGAAGAAAAAGCGATATAA